One Carcharodon carcharias isolate sCarCar2 chromosome 1, sCarCar2.pri, whole genome shotgun sequence DNA window includes the following coding sequences:
- the LOC121274679 gene encoding late histone H2B.L4-like — protein sequence MPDVAAVSKGGASRKASKQSLIKVTKKPPKKRRKSRKQSYSIYVYKVLTQVHPSTRISSKAMSVMNSFFVNIFERITSEASHLIHYNKCHTISAREIQSTIRLMLPGELAKHAISEGTKAVTKYTNSV from the coding sequence ATGCCTGACGTGGCGGCTGTGTCGAAGGGTGGTGCGTCCCGCAAGGCGTCGAAACAGTCGCTgattaaagtcaccaagaagccgcCTAAGAAGCGGAGAAAATctcgcaagcagagctattccattTACGTGTACAAggtgctgacccaggtccacccctccaccaggatctcatccaaggccatgagtgttatgaattccttctTTGTCAACATCTTCGAGCGCATCACCTCCGAGGCttcgcacctcattcactacaacaagtGCCACACCATCTCGGCCCGGGAGATCCAGAGCACCATccgcctcatgctgccaggggaaTTGGCCAAACATGCCATCTCCGAAGGCACCAAAGcggtcaccaaatacaccaactccgTTTAG